The DNA sequence AATTGTCATTGCAGTGATGTATAATCTTTAAGGAGGTAGGTTATGAAACCTCTGGAATATAAACAGGGAATCTTAAAACTGATTGATCAGACAAAGCTTCCCCGGGAAGTCATCTGGGTAGAGTGCAAAACTTATAATGATGTTGCACAGGCAATCAAAGACATGATTATAAGAGGTGCACCCGCTATTGGTGTATCTGCTGCCTATGGGATAGCAATAGGCTCACAGGCTATTGATACAAATTCTAAAGATATTTTTTTCAATGAACTTGAAAAAATCTGCGATGTAATAAAAAACACCCGCCCTACTGCAGTAAATTTATTTTGGGCTGTAGAAAGAATATACAATAAAGCTATCTCAAATATAGATAAATCAATAAGTGAAATTAAGGACATTATTTTGAATGAAGCATTCCTAATGGAACTGGAGGATATTGAAACAAATAAAAAAATAGGTTGCCATGGAAATCGCTTAATTAAGTACGGGTGGACAATCTTAACCCATTGTAATGCCGGTGCCCTTGCTACTAGTGACTATGGTACAGCCCTTGGTGTTATCAGAGCAGCCCATGAATCAGGCAAAAACATACAGGTATTTGCAGATGAAACCAGGCCTTACCTACAAGGTTCAAGATTGACCGCATGGGAATTAATGGAAGATGGTATTCCCGTTACCCTTATATGTGACAATATGGCAGGCCATTTCATGAAAGAGGGTTTTATTGATTGTGTAATAGTCGGTGCAGACCGGATAGCAGTGAACGGGGATACGGCAAATAAGATAGGTACTTATTCACTGTCCGTCCTTGCTAAAGAAAACAATATACCCTTTTATATTGCAGCTCCCGTTTCAACAATTGATTTCTCAATTGAAAGTGGAGACAAAATCCCTATAGAGGAAAGAAAAATTGAGGAGGTAACCCATATAAAAGGGATACCTATTGCTCCCGAAGGAGTCAGGGTTAGAAACCCTGCTTTTGACGTTACACCCAATAAATACATCACAGCTATAATAACTGAAAAAGGTGTAATTTATCCGCCTTACAATATAAATTTGCTAAAACTAAGGCCATAACGTATGAAAGCTAAGGCATACGAAGGCTAAGGAAATTCCTTAGTATA is a window from the Bacillota bacterium genome containing:
- the mtnA gene encoding S-methyl-5-thioribose-1-phosphate isomerase; translated protein: MKPLEYKQGILKLIDQTKLPREVIWVECKTYNDVAQAIKDMIIRGAPAIGVSAAYGIAIGSQAIDTNSKDIFFNELEKICDVIKNTRPTAVNLFWAVERIYNKAISNIDKSISEIKDIILNEAFLMELEDIETNKKIGCHGNRLIKYGWTILTHCNAGALATSDYGTALGVIRAAHESGKNIQVFADETRPYLQGSRLTAWELMEDGIPVTLICDNMAGHFMKEGFIDCVIVGADRIAVNGDTANKIGTYSLSVLAKENNIPFYIAAPVSTIDFSIESGDKIPIEERKIEEVTHIKGIPIAPEGVRVRNPAFDVTPNKYITAIITEKGVIYPPYNINLLKLRP